The following proteins are co-located in the Sulfurospirillum deleyianum DSM 6946 genome:
- a CDS encoding CDC27 family protein, translating into MTHNRFEELEKRCKTLYKKQLLKIGAGVIGVGVVCVGSILSLKQTPPQEVLVSQTLSLPLSEEAQTPKPHERVEDVNETVVEVVEVEKEPEAFNEPVLFLAPHFTPKKKAKLPQKEIEAANHLLHTERVLMNHFQQMSNYENAYALAQFYFEQKAYYEAIAWTKKANKLNPNSDVTWLIYAKSKFALGEVEVAIDALERILEYIKSKELQELLEFYKGQQ; encoded by the coding sequence GTGACGCATAATCGATTTGAAGAACTTGAAAAACGTTGTAAAACGCTCTATAAAAAACAGTTGCTTAAAATAGGCGCTGGGGTAATTGGTGTTGGCGTTGTGTGTGTGGGAAGTATATTATCGTTAAAGCAAACACCGCCTCAAGAGGTTTTAGTTTCTCAGACGCTCTCTTTGCCTCTGAGCGAAGAAGCTCAAACGCCAAAGCCTCATGAGCGTGTAGAGGATGTGAATGAAACGGTTGTTGAAGTCGTAGAAGTAGAAAAAGAGCCTGAAGCATTCAACGAGCCTGTTTTATTTTTAGCGCCACACTTCACCCCTAAAAAAAAGGCGAAATTGCCTCAAAAAGAGATAGAAGCCGCCAATCATCTTTTGCATACGGAAAGAGTGCTGATGAACCATTTTCAGCAAATGTCGAATTATGAAAACGCGTATGCCTTAGCCCAATTTTATTTTGAGCAAAAAGCGTATTATGAGGCGATTGCGTGGACAAAAAAAGCCAATAAACTCAATCCTAACAGTGACGTAACATGGCTTATTTATGCAAAATCCAAATTTGCTTTGGGTGAAGTAGAGGTTGCTATTGATGCTTTAGAGCGTATTTTAGAGTATATCAAATCCAAAGAGTTACAAGAGCTTTTAGAATTTTACAAAGGACAACAATGA
- a CDS encoding restriction endonuclease, protein MNVIPDYQSLMLPLLEISGDGNEHLLQNIIELLSTKYNLTPEQRSVLLPSGTQPIFDNRVGWAKTYLKKAGLIEYPKRGYFIITTRGKNVLSSKPKVINNKFLKQFEEFNEFKTRNVQSTEDNEINDIDTNTNQTPQELIDNGFSQIENYVKTELLERLKNVNPYYFEKVVLLLLKKMGYGEFVETPKSRDGGIDGIINEDQLGLSKIYIQAKRFTDGKVRETDIRNFIGAMSGDTEKGIFVTTSDYDEHAKIKAKDARHKIILVNGQRLVDLMFKHGIGVQTKNIYEVKAVDNDFFDTDNI, encoded by the coding sequence ATGAATGTAATTCCTGATTATCAAAGTTTAATGTTGCCATTGCTAGAAATTTCTGGTGATGGTAATGAGCATTTGTTACAAAATATTATTGAGTTACTCTCAACGAAATATAATTTAACTCCCGAACAAAGAAGCGTTTTGTTGCCAAGTGGTACTCAACCCATTTTTGATAATAGAGTTGGTTGGGCGAAAACATACCTAAAGAAAGCAGGTTTAATTGAATATCCAAAAAGAGGATATTTTATTATTACTACTCGTGGTAAAAATGTATTGTCTAGTAAACCTAAAGTTATCAACAATAAATTTTTAAAACAATTTGAAGAATTTAATGAATTCAAGACAAGAAATGTACAAAGTACTGAAGATAACGAAATTAATGATATTGATACCAATACCAATCAAACACCCCAAGAATTAATAGATAATGGTTTTTCTCAAATTGAAAATTATGTAAAAACTGAATTGCTTGAACGATTAAAAAATGTTAATCCTTATTACTTTGAAAAAGTTGTATTATTATTGCTTAAAAAAATGGGCTATGGGGAATTTGTTGAAACTCCAAAATCGAGAGATGGGGGAATAGATGGAATTATAAATGAAGATCAATTAGGTTTAAGTAAAATTTATATTCAAGCGAAAAGATTCACCGATGGGAAAGTTCGAGAAACTGATATTCGTAATTTTATTGGAGCAATGAGTGGAGATACTGAAAAAGGAATTTTTGTTACAACATCAGACTATGATGAACATGCAAAAATTAAAGCAAAGGATGCACGTCATAAAATAATTTTGGTCAATGGTCAAAGACTGGTTGATCTAATGTTTAAGCATGGTATTGGTGTTCAAACAAAAAACATATATGAAGTAAAAGCTGTTGATAATGATTTTTTTGATACAGACAACATCTAA
- a CDS encoding thioredoxin domain-containing protein: MHTNELIHEDSPYLLQHAHNPVHWMAWSDKALQKAKNENKLIFLSIGYSTCHWCHVMERETFEDEVSAKLLNDSYISIKVDREEMPDLDKYYQDVHYLLTKRSGGWPLSIIMTPTQQVIFAGTYLPPQSMQGRMGFRELTSFIKGKFDDDFEEVQKSAQSIEAALKQYERSFEQKEHIDKERVLEAFVRNVKASYDDVSKGVGHAPKFPHASTWNALLDIYAQTKNLEALYMSEDALLAMANGGINDQIEGGFYRYSVDEAWVIPHFEKMLYTNAELIEVYAKLYTLTQKPLFKEVVDKTIEAMDERFLKEGLYLSASDADSEGEEGKYFVFGFKEAKEALLKGGLSEVETKTVMDYFGITKFGNFEHQSTNPVITCNEKPARLNDAVVILKEERQKVAYPFIDTKILTSWNALMITALFEAGKIEKAKNVLDTLLSTLHVNGVLYHQIVLGGSLKVEALLEDYAFVIEALLRGYTHTKETHYLELAKKLSHEAEHKFYKEETWYLSDKAFRAKAVLEDNSYKSPLSTMIKNLFELAKIEDDTALSVRVKDMLESFGSGIQKYAHAYPEAVRAITLYMQRG; encoded by the coding sequence ATGCACACCAATGAATTAATCCATGAGGATTCTCCTTATTTACTCCAACACGCTCACAACCCCGTCCATTGGATGGCATGGAGCGATAAAGCGCTACAAAAAGCCAAAAATGAAAACAAGCTGATTTTTCTCTCCATCGGGTATAGCACCTGTCATTGGTGTCATGTGATGGAGCGAGAGACCTTTGAGGACGAAGTGAGTGCAAAGCTGCTCAACGACTCATACATAAGCATCAAAGTCGATCGTGAAGAGATGCCAGATTTGGATAAATACTACCAAGACGTGCATTATCTGCTCACCAAACGCAGTGGTGGTTGGCCGCTGAGTATCATTATGACACCCACACAGCAGGTTATTTTTGCAGGAACATATCTGCCACCTCAAAGTATGCAAGGACGCATGGGATTTCGTGAACTGACCAGTTTCATCAAAGGTAAGTTTGACGATGATTTTGAGGAAGTTCAAAAGAGTGCGCAGAGTATTGAAGCAGCACTTAAGCAGTATGAGCGCAGTTTTGAGCAAAAAGAGCACATTGATAAAGAGCGTGTTTTAGAAGCGTTTGTGCGCAATGTCAAAGCAAGTTATGATGATGTCTCTAAAGGTGTAGGACATGCTCCAAAATTCCCACATGCTTCAACATGGAATGCTCTTTTAGATATTTACGCCCAAACCAAAAACCTTGAAGCGTTGTATATGAGTGAAGATGCACTTTTAGCCATGGCAAATGGAGGCATCAACGACCAAATCGAAGGTGGATTTTACCGTTACAGTGTCGATGAAGCATGGGTGATTCCTCATTTTGAAAAGATGCTTTATACCAATGCTGAGCTGATCGAAGTCTATGCCAAACTGTACACTCTGACACAAAAACCGCTGTTTAAAGAGGTCGTCGATAAAACCATCGAAGCGATGGATGAGCGCTTTTTAAAAGAGGGACTTTACCTCAGTGCGAGTGACGCAGACTCTGAAGGAGAAGAGGGTAAATACTTTGTGTTTGGTTTTAAAGAAGCCAAAGAAGCGCTTTTAAAAGGAGGCCTCAGTGAGGTCGAAACCAAAACCGTGATGGACTATTTTGGCATCACAAAGTTTGGCAATTTTGAACACCAGAGCACTAATCCTGTGATTACATGTAATGAAAAACCTGCTCGGTTGAATGACGCTGTTGTTATTTTAAAAGAGGAACGTCAAAAGGTAGCGTATCCGTTTATCGACACCAAAATTTTGACCTCGTGGAACGCTTTAATGATCACAGCACTTTTTGAGGCAGGTAAAATTGAGAAAGCGAAAAATGTGTTAGATACGCTTTTAAGCACGTTACATGTAAACGGCGTTTTGTACCATCAAATCGTCTTAGGTGGCAGTTTGAAAGTGGAAGCATTGCTCGAAGATTATGCTTTTGTGATTGAAGCGTTACTACGTGGCTACACACATACGAAAGAGACACATTACTTGGAATTAGCAAAAAAGTTAAGCCATGAGGCAGAGCATAAATTTTACAAAGAAGAGACGTGGTATCTCTCCGACAAAGCCTTTCGTGCTAAGGCCGTTTTGGAAGACAATAGCTACAAAAGCCCACTCTCAACGATGATTAAAAATCTTTTTGAATTGGCGAAGATTGAAGATGACACCGCACTGTCTGTTCGTGTGAAAGATATGTTGGAGAGTTTTGGCTCAGGGATTCAAAAGTATGCCCATGCGTATCCTGAAGCGGTGAGGGCAATAACGCTTTACATGCAAAGAGGTTAG
- a CDS encoding lysophospholipid acyltransferase family protein produces MKILSRIRAIFIAIEFSMTVLLTIVLMYLFPKSTRTIRRFWAKMQTYLIGFHIVQKGAMAEETTLLVMNHQSLLDIVTLEAIHPRDLCWVAKKEIGDIPLFGHILRAPRMIAIDRNDKRSIVKLIKVGQERLNEGRILAMFPEGTRGHGDRLLKFQSGAKILAEKLGLIVQPAVIVGARHVLDSKTLMANGGDIDVIFLDPINPKEDEHWYEKMHDAMSKTLQEHTSSK; encoded by the coding sequence GTGAAAATATTATCAAGAATTAGAGCTATTTTTATTGCTATTGAATTTAGCATGACAGTTTTATTGACCATCGTTTTGATGTATCTTTTCCCAAAAAGTACACGAACTATTCGTCGTTTTTGGGCAAAAATGCAAACCTACCTTATTGGCTTTCATATCGTCCAAAAAGGGGCGATGGCAGAAGAAACGACCTTGTTGGTTATGAACCACCAAAGTCTCTTAGACATTGTGACTTTAGAAGCGATTCATCCTAGGGATTTATGTTGGGTAGCTAAAAAAGAGATTGGGGATATTCCTCTTTTTGGGCATATTTTAAGAGCCCCTCGTATGATTGCGATTGATAGAAATGATAAACGCTCTATTGTAAAACTCATAAAAGTTGGACAAGAGAGACTCAATGAGGGACGTATCCTTGCTATGTTTCCTGAAGGAACCAGAGGTCATGGCGATAGACTACTTAAGTTTCAAAGTGGCGCTAAAATTTTAGCAGAAAAACTAGGTCTCATTGTCCAGCCAGCGGTCATTGTTGGAGCACGTCATGTGCTTGATTCAAAAACACTCATGGCAAATGGTGGCGATATAGATGTTATTTTTTTAGACCCAATCAATCCAAAAGAGGATGAACACTGGTATGAAAAAATGCATGATGCTATGAGCAAAACCTTACAAGAGCATACTTCTTCCAAATAA
- a CDS encoding ATP-dependent helicase has translation MPLSRLNTEQKSAATAPSGYNLIIASAGTGKTSTIVARLAYLLKNGVAPSKILLLTFTNKAAAEMIERVSAFFPQSITSQIESGTFHAVSYRLLKKMGSNIVLKQPKDLKILLKSIVERRRFDHIESGVKAYSAQYLYDLFSLYQNSTVTQSFTQWLEENDSEHGVFFDIYEDIFEEFQALKREFGYVDFNDLLIFMREALKKEHELFFEEVLIDEYQDTNTLQGSLIDAFRSKSLFCVGDYDQSIYAFNGANIDIIGSFAKRYEGANVFTLNKNYRSSHKILSLANRVIEKNPRLYEKRLEVTRDGAFEAPQLLIYDELFAQYHSISSLIKNSRNAHADIAVIFRNNSSADGIEATLREQGVACKRKGGISFFDSAEVKAMLDLVGVVVNPKDMMAFIHTFEYARGVGSSLSKELFDGLFKLGEGNIYNGFFHPKAGVEEIFKKRPKNHQLGLFDDVYDLGSVSRFYDLGFEEQFLSNPILKHPRLSIDGAKFLHQFYKFMKHATRIKTPQSLINHVLSSEVFSAMAETLSVKRSIKKDGSVDEKQKAEARSRIFRKGHLLKDLASSYASSERFLNALTLGSNEMSEGEGVNLLSIHASKGLEFKEVYVIDLMDGRFPNRKLMQKGGSLEEERRLFYVATTRAKDMLYLSYAKYDKIKKISYTHSPFLVEAGMVQ, from the coding sequence ATGCCTCTAAGCCGACTTAATACTGAACAAAAAAGTGCTGCTACAGCACCATCAGGTTACAATCTTATCATTGCCAGTGCGGGAACGGGGAAAACCTCGACCATCGTTGCAAGGCTAGCGTATTTATTAAAAAATGGCGTTGCACCCTCAAAAATTTTGCTATTAACGTTTACCAATAAAGCTGCCGCTGAGATGATAGAGCGTGTGAGTGCTTTTTTCCCTCAATCCATCACCTCGCAAATTGAATCAGGCACGTTTCACGCCGTGAGTTACCGTTTGCTTAAAAAAATGGGCTCAAACATTGTGCTTAAACAGCCTAAAGATCTTAAAATTTTACTCAAAAGCATTGTGGAGCGAAGGCGATTTGACCACATTGAATCAGGTGTCAAAGCGTACAGTGCGCAGTATTTGTATGATTTGTTTTCACTCTATCAAAACAGCACCGTCACACAGAGTTTTACGCAGTGGCTAGAGGAAAATGACAGCGAACATGGTGTGTTCTTTGATATTTATGAAGATATTTTTGAGGAGTTTCAAGCCTTAAAACGAGAGTTTGGCTATGTGGACTTTAATGACTTACTCATCTTTATGCGTGAGGCGTTGAAGAAGGAGCATGAACTCTTTTTTGAAGAGGTGTTAATTGATGAGTATCAAGATACTAACACCCTGCAAGGCTCACTCATCGATGCGTTTCGCTCCAAATCACTTTTTTGCGTGGGGGATTATGACCAGAGTATTTATGCGTTTAATGGCGCAAATATCGATATTATTGGCTCGTTTGCCAAGCGTTATGAAGGGGCGAATGTTTTTACGCTCAATAAAAACTATCGCTCATCCCATAAAATTCTCTCTTTGGCGAATCGTGTCATTGAGAAAAATCCAAGACTCTATGAAAAGCGTTTGGAAGTGACCCGTGATGGAGCGTTTGAAGCGCCACAACTGCTCATTTACGATGAACTGTTTGCCCAGTACCACTCTATCTCCTCGCTCATTAAAAATTCACGTAATGCTCACGCTGATATTGCCGTTATTTTTCGCAATAACTCCAGTGCCGATGGCATTGAAGCCACCTTAAGAGAGCAGGGCGTTGCGTGTAAACGTAAAGGGGGCATTAGCTTTTTTGACTCTGCTGAAGTCAAAGCCATGCTGGATTTGGTGGGAGTCGTGGTCAATCCTAAAGATATGATGGCGTTTATTCACACCTTTGAGTATGCTAGAGGTGTGGGAAGCTCCCTCTCCAAAGAGCTTTTTGATGGCTTGTTTAAACTAGGAGAGGGCAATATCTACAACGGTTTTTTTCATCCCAAAGCAGGTGTTGAGGAGATTTTTAAGAAACGTCCTAAAAACCACCAGTTAGGGCTTTTTGATGATGTGTATGATCTAGGCAGTGTAAGTCGTTTTTATGATTTGGGGTTTGAAGAGCAGTTCTTATCGAACCCCATTTTAAAACACCCTCGTTTAAGCATTGATGGTGCAAAGTTTTTGCACCAGTTTTATAAATTTATGAAACATGCCACACGCATTAAGACCCCACAAAGTCTTATCAATCACGTCTTAAGCTCCGAAGTGTTTAGCGCCATGGCTGAAACCCTCTCGGTGAAGCGCTCCATTAAAAAAGATGGTAGTGTGGATGAGAAGCAAAAAGCAGAAGCTCGCTCTCGTATCTTTCGTAAAGGGCATTTGCTCAAAGATTTGGCAAGTTCGTATGCTTCTAGTGAGCGGTTTTTAAATGCGCTAACGCTGGGCAGTAATGAGATGAGTGAGGGCGAGGGGGTGAATTTGCTCAGTATTCACGCCAGTAAAGGGCTTGAGTTTAAAGAGGTTTATGTGATTGATTTGATGGATGGACGCTTTCCTAACCGTAAACTGATGCAAAAAGGCGGAAGCCTTGAAGAGGAGCGACGCCTCTTTTACGTGGCAACCACACGGGCAAAAGATATGCTCTACCTCTCCTATGCGAAGTATGACAAGATTAAGAAGATCAGCTACACGCATTCACCCTTTTTAGTTGAAGCGGGCATGGTACAATAG
- a CDS encoding ATP-binding protein yields MKNFEIAKSVFKDSIDTSFYFDSTSAELVRKTLIETLKEKKHDVLFLLGEPGVGKTHTLLMLHHSPLFVLESVFMDNPCFEWHELFLKLYTLKGLPFDETEAQEVHEVFLYELYAEEKCTIFIDEAQLLSERQYEILARLVRLKSFQCVFALHKEDEKKVLSQPLLKPFVAKSIVYGMLHERELYRYLQAQLMAHSQGEIALMFSIRDAKKIARYAKGNFRTIKKFFYALFKLLDFAQKNDKSKYTTINRCVLTMTALDIGIIRDA; encoded by the coding sequence ATGAAGAACTTCGAAATTGCCAAAAGTGTTTTTAAAGATAGCATTGATACTTCGTTCTATTTTGATAGTACGAGTGCGGAATTAGTTCGTAAAACACTCATTGAGACATTAAAAGAGAAAAAGCATGATGTGCTCTTTCTTTTGGGTGAGCCAGGGGTTGGAAAAACGCACACGCTTTTGATGCTTCATCACTCTCCACTTTTCGTTTTAGAATCTGTTTTTATGGATAATCCTTGCTTTGAGTGGCATGAACTTTTTTTAAAGCTTTATACCCTTAAAGGATTACCCTTTGATGAAACAGAGGCACAAGAGGTACATGAAGTATTTTTATATGAGTTGTACGCAGAAGAGAAGTGTACGATTTTCATTGATGAGGCGCAACTTTTAAGTGAACGCCAATATGAAATACTCGCACGATTAGTGCGTTTAAAATCTTTTCAATGTGTTTTTGCCTTGCATAAAGAGGATGAAAAAAAAGTTCTTTCACAGCCTTTATTGAAGCCTTTTGTGGCAAAGAGTATTGTTTATGGAATGTTGCATGAGCGTGAGTTGTACCGTTATCTTCAAGCGCAGTTAATGGCACATTCGCAAGGTGAAATTGCTTTAATGTTTTCAATTCGTGATGCCAAAAAAATTGCTCGTTATGCTAAAGGTAATTTTCGTACGATTAAAAAATTTTTCTATGCGCTTTTTAAATTGCTTGATTTTGCTCAAAAAAATGACAAATCTAAATACACAACCATTAACCGATGTGTTTTAACCATGACGGCATTGGACATAGGAATCATTCGTGACGCATAA
- the htpG gene encoding molecular chaperone HtpG encodes MSKHQFQTEVTQLLDLMIHSLYSNKEIFLRELISNASDALDKLNYLTLTDDTYKALSYVPRIDIAINKETKTLTLSDSGIGMNEEELIENLGTIAKSGTKSFLQNLSGDKKKDSSLIGQFGVGFYSAFMVANKIEVISRKAGEEKAYMWSSEAGAEYDIAEVTKESHGTSITLYLKDDEDEFLEFYRIQSVIKKYSNHIPFPIFMDKEVKKYDDEGKEKSSEIKNEQINKASALWTVAKSQIKPEEYKDFYQQISHDSTDPLLWSHTKAEGKYEYTTLFYIPSTPPMDLFRMDYKPGVKLYVKRVFITDDEKELLPTYLRFVKGIIDAEDLPLNVSREILQQNKVLETIKKTSVKKILSELKSLKEKENDKYLEFYKNFGRVIKEGLYNDWENKEALLELVLFKSSKRDGLVSLKEYKEAMKEDQKSIYYITGENEKLLRNSPLIEQFKAKDIEVLLLDEEVDAIVFPMVGEYDKTPIKPVNNSDIDEEIKEDKAKVEEDEKTYKEILVKMKEILKDDAKDVKISSRLSDSPSCLVYDKNDPDFQMQQMLKQMGQDNLPAVKPILEINPEHEIFKKLSAKSDLLELNDIAFLLLDQAKLQEGMKIEDTAAFAKRLNRFIAKAL; translated from the coding sequence ATGTCAAAACATCAATTTCAAACCGAAGTAACACAACTTCTCGATCTTATGATTCACTCTTTGTATTCAAACAAAGAGATTTTTTTACGTGAACTTATCTCCAATGCGTCCGATGCACTCGATAAGTTAAACTACCTCACACTAACCGACGATACCTACAAAGCACTTTCTTATGTGCCACGTATTGACATTGCCATCAATAAAGAAACTAAGACACTAACACTTAGCGACAGCGGTATTGGTATGAATGAAGAAGAGTTAATCGAAAATCTCGGAACCATCGCTAAAAGTGGTACCAAATCATTTTTACAAAACCTCAGTGGTGACAAAAAGAAAGACTCTAGCCTCATCGGTCAATTTGGTGTTGGCTTCTACTCTGCTTTTATGGTTGCCAACAAAATCGAAGTCATAAGTCGCAAAGCTGGCGAAGAAAAAGCCTATATGTGGAGCAGTGAAGCAGGAGCTGAGTATGACATCGCTGAAGTGACCAAAGAGAGCCATGGTACGTCCATTACCCTTTACCTTAAAGACGATGAAGATGAATTTTTAGAGTTTTACCGCATTCAAAGTGTCATCAAAAAATACTCAAACCACATTCCTTTCCCTATTTTTATGGACAAAGAAGTGAAAAAGTATGATGATGAGGGCAAAGAAAAAAGCTCTGAGATTAAAAACGAGCAAATCAACAAAGCCAGTGCCCTTTGGACAGTCGCCAAAAGCCAAATCAAACCTGAAGAGTACAAAGACTTTTACCAACAAATCTCTCACGATAGCACCGATCCACTTCTTTGGAGCCACACAAAGGCTGAGGGTAAATATGAATACACCACCCTCTTCTACATTCCTTCCACTCCTCCAATGGATTTGTTTAGAATGGACTATAAACCGGGTGTTAAACTCTATGTTAAACGCGTTTTCATTACGGACGATGAGAAAGAGTTATTGCCAACCTACCTTCGTTTTGTCAAAGGTATCATCGATGCGGAAGACCTACCACTCAACGTCAGCCGTGAGATTTTACAACAAAACAAAGTGCTAGAGACCATCAAAAAAACTTCGGTGAAAAAAATCCTCAGCGAACTTAAATCACTCAAAGAAAAAGAGAACGATAAATACCTAGAGTTCTACAAAAACTTTGGGCGTGTCATTAAAGAAGGTCTTTACAACGACTGGGAAAACAAAGAAGCCTTGCTTGAATTAGTACTTTTCAAATCTTCAAAAAGAGATGGTTTAGTAAGCCTTAAAGAGTACAAAGAGGCGATGAAAGAAGATCAAAAAAGCATTTACTACATCACGGGTGAAAATGAGAAATTACTGCGCAATTCTCCACTCATTGAGCAGTTTAAAGCCAAAGACATTGAAGTTCTACTCCTTGATGAAGAAGTGGATGCCATCGTCTTCCCAATGGTCGGTGAATACGATAAAACCCCAATCAAACCGGTCAATAACTCTGACATTGACGAAGAGATCAAAGAAGATAAAGCGAAAGTCGAAGAGGATGAGAAAACCTACAAAGAGATTTTAGTCAAAATGAAAGAGATCCTTAAAGACGATGCCAAAGATGTCAAAATCTCCAGTCGTTTGAGCGATTCTCCATCATGCCTCGTGTACGATAAAAACGACCCAGACTTCCAAATGCAACAGATGCTAAAACAGATGGGACAGGACAATCTCCCAGCCGTTAAGCCTATCTTAGAGATCAATCCTGAGCATGAAATTTTCAAAAAATTAAGTGCCAAATCTGATCTTTTAGAGCTTAATGACATTGCTTTCTTGCTTTTGGATCAAGCCAAACTTCAAGAAGGAATGAAGATAGAAGATACCGCCGCGTTTGCAAAACGTTTGAACCGTTTTATCGCTAAAGCGCTTTAA